The following are from one region of the Treponema denticola genome:
- a CDS encoding YkgJ family cysteine cluster protein, translating to MDKQFWKSGLNFSCTRCSACCRFDPGFVFLSEHDLSRLLEWATMPKDEFIKVYCRWVPKDDGFEYLSLKEKPNYDCILWDDGCKAYTARPRQCSDFPFWNSILSSKDMWDINARYCPGMGKGEFYSAEKIEKILTRRKAEPCIKRRVG from the coding sequence ATGGATAAGCAATTCTGGAAAAGCGGTTTAAATTTTTCATGTACAAGGTGTTCGGCCTGCTGCCGATTTGATCCGGGATTTGTGTTTTTATCCGAACATGATCTTTCGAGATTATTGGAATGGGCAACTATGCCGAAAGATGAATTTATAAAAGTGTATTGCCGCTGGGTTCCTAAGGATGACGGTTTTGAGTACCTATCCTTAAAAGAAAAACCCAATTATGACTGTATACTTTGGGATGACGGATGTAAGGCCTATACTGCCAGACCTCGTCAATGCTCGGATTTTCCTTTTTGGAATTCGATTTTAAGTTCAAAGGATATGTGGGATATAAATGCCCGATATTGTCCCGGCATGGGAAAAGGCGAATTTTATTCTGCAGAAAAAATTGAAAAAATTCTTACAAGGAGAAAAGCTGAACCTTGTATTAAGCGGAGAGTAGGTTAA
- a CDS encoding MBL fold metallo-hydrolase, producing the protein MLVKFWGVRGSLPAPLTPAQVQSKIAAVVQRITLKDIESQDSRERFLASLPKWLFGTIGSNTACVEVETDDGGHLIFDAGTGIRELGIDLMKRPNYGKNTTYHLFFSHFHWDHIQGLPFFNPAYDPRNKIIVYSTRKKAKEFLEDQMKYPYFPISMLGEDGFGASFEFKYIEPDQKYVEIGDTKIGWHRVRHPGGCTAYSVIEKGKKIIYSTDTELRPRDFERNEQNAEFYTDAEMLIIDAQYTLTDSILKEGWGHSTFSVAIDFAAGWNIKSIALFHHEPTYQDKKVFSLKQSADWYRDCSRSPDIKIFIAQEGRSFLI; encoded by the coding sequence ATGCTTGTAAAATTTTGGGGTGTTAGGGGGTCGCTTCCGGCTCCGCTTACGCCGGCACAAGTTCAAAGTAAGATTGCTGCTGTAGTTCAAAGGATAACTCTAAAAGACATTGAAAGTCAGGACTCAAGGGAAAGGTTTTTAGCATCTCTTCCTAAATGGCTTTTTGGTACTATAGGATCCAATACCGCCTGTGTTGAAGTCGAAACCGATGACGGTGGACACCTTATTTTTGATGCAGGAACAGGAATAAGGGAGTTAGGAATCGATTTGATGAAAAGACCCAACTATGGAAAAAACACGACATACCATTTGTTTTTTTCACATTTTCATTGGGATCATATTCAAGGTCTTCCTTTTTTTAATCCCGCCTATGACCCCCGAAACAAGATAATTGTTTACAGTACCCGAAAAAAAGCAAAAGAATTTTTAGAAGATCAGATGAAGTATCCTTATTTTCCTATTTCGATGTTAGGAGAAGACGGATTCGGTGCTTCTTTTGAGTTTAAATATATTGAGCCTGATCAAAAATATGTTGAGATAGGCGATACTAAGATAGGCTGGCATAGAGTGCGTCATCCGGGAGGATGTACGGCCTATTCGGTAATCGAAAAAGGAAAAAAAATAATTTATTCTACAGATACGGAGCTTCGTCCTCGTGATTTTGAAAGGAACGAACAAAATGCCGAATTTTATACCGATGCCGAGATGCTGATAATTGATGCCCAATACACCCTTACCGATTCAATTTTAAAGGAAGGGTGGGGACACTCGACTTTTTCCGTAGCCATAGATTTTGCAGCCGGTTGGAATATAAAAAGCATTGCTCTTTTTCATCATGAGCCTACATATCAGGATAAAAAAGTATTTTCGCTCAAACAATCTGCTGACTGGTACAGGGATTGTTCCCGTTCTCCCGATATCAAGATTTTTATTGCTCAAGAAGGCAGGTCTTTTTTAATATGA
- the mltG gene encoding endolytic transglycosylase MltG, translated as MKNKSKIVIIILCIAGLLAGTIFFVLSLNNPPLEFSEPLVTFKIPRGTAAKTVIGELKAKNLIRSELYAYAYLRLKKLNLKAGTYQIKPEMTTHDILHKLTQGSQALKKLTIPEGLTLKKTAQVFETVGLIKAEDFIAITSDSDFLEKNGIKAKTAEGFLYPDTYFFGEEDTPEMMVKMIIKTFFEKTSSIPNFPKDFNEIYKKVILASIIEREYQLPEEAPIISSVFTNRLKINMGLQSCATVEYIITEIKNKKHPTRLFYEDLEIQSPYNTYIHEGLPPGPISNPGFTALNAACNPANTDYFYFRLIDPDTGKHVFTKTITEHNKAGEGLLLKKAAGQ; from the coding sequence ATGAAAAATAAATCAAAGATTGTCATAATAATATTGTGTATAGCCGGCCTTCTTGCCGGTACAATATTTTTTGTTTTGTCGCTTAATAATCCCCCTTTGGAATTTTCAGAGCCGCTTGTAACATTTAAAATACCGCGCGGTACTGCCGCAAAAACGGTTATTGGTGAGTTAAAAGCTAAAAATCTTATACGCTCGGAGCTTTATGCCTATGCCTATCTTAGGCTTAAAAAACTTAATTTAAAGGCCGGAACCTATCAAATAAAGCCCGAAATGACCACCCATGATATTTTACATAAGCTGACCCAAGGCTCTCAAGCCCTTAAAAAGCTTACAATACCTGAGGGCTTAACTTTAAAAAAGACGGCTCAAGTTTTCGAAACTGTAGGTCTTATAAAAGCTGAAGACTTTATTGCAATAACATCCGATTCCGATTTTTTAGAAAAAAACGGAATTAAGGCAAAAACAGCCGAGGGCTTTTTATATCCGGATACCTATTTTTTCGGAGAAGAAGATACGCCTGAGATGATGGTAAAAATGATCATAAAAACCTTTTTTGAAAAAACTTCATCCATTCCGAATTTTCCTAAAGATTTTAACGAAATTTATAAAAAGGTGATCTTGGCCAGCATTATTGAAAGAGAGTATCAGCTTCCTGAAGAAGCTCCTATAATTTCAAGCGTTTTTACTAACCGGCTTAAAATAAACATGGGGCTTCAATCATGTGCAACCGTTGAATACATAATTACCGAAATCAAAAATAAAAAGCATCCTACTCGGCTTTTTTATGAAGACTTGGAAATTCAAAGTCCTTATAATACCTACATCCATGAAGGTCTTCCGCCGGGGCCTATTTCAAACCCAGGATTTACGGCCTTAAATGCTGCCTGTAATCCCGCAAATACGGATTATTTTTATTTCAGACTGATCGATCCGGATACCGGAAAACATGTGTTTACAAAAACCATAACTGAGCATAATAAGGCCGGAGAAGGTCTTTTATTAAAAAAAGCCGCCGGTCAATAA
- a CDS encoding glycosyltransferase family 4 protein, which produces MKIGVDAFGCDHGRSGIGSYILSIVKNLPKNDYEFELFGPELDKYTYTSDIDYVSFTGIDISDTKFSEKIWHFKNLNSFIKKQRYDAVIYPAGVELLPPIFTVPSILVIQSLLSADLGVIAKMGLRRTLKNASGLISPTKYIQNDLSQFGVNASDIKVIYNGIDCSLFKPITNDEDRVLIQPFAIQRPYIIYASRITHEQKCHVELIKAFALFKKQTGSTHRLVIAGSDGNNSEAVHNAVIQSGFSSDILLTGYFPHESLPQLYSSADLCVFPSMIEGVGLPVIEAMACGVPVACARAGALPEVAGDSALFFNSKKPEEIAEAISSLVDCDKNTAKRKEIIEKGLDWVKKYNWETTAHQTIEYIDSLLKK; this is translated from the coding sequence TTGAAAATTGGAGTAGATGCATTCGGATGTGATCACGGCCGCTCAGGCATAGGCTCTTATATACTGTCTATTGTAAAAAATTTGCCTAAAAATGATTACGAATTCGAGCTTTTTGGTCCCGAACTTGATAAGTATACATATACATCCGACATAGATTATGTTTCTTTTACAGGTATAGATATTTCCGATACAAAATTTTCGGAAAAAATTTGGCATTTTAAAAATTTAAACTCTTTTATAAAAAAGCAAAGATATGATGCCGTCATTTACCCTGCAGGGGTAGAACTTTTACCTCCGATTTTTACCGTACCTTCTATTTTGGTCATTCAAAGTCTTTTATCTGCAGACCTTGGAGTTATTGCAAAGATGGGTTTAAGGCGTACGCTTAAAAATGCCTCAGGCCTTATAAGTCCTACAAAATATATTCAAAACGATTTATCGCAATTTGGGGTAAATGCATCCGATATAAAAGTAATATATAACGGTATTGACTGTTCTCTTTTTAAGCCCATCACAAATGATGAAGACAGGGTTTTAATACAGCCCTTTGCAATTCAAAGACCGTATATAATTTATGCCTCCCGCATAACTCATGAACAAAAATGCCATGTAGAATTGATAAAGGCCTTTGCCCTATTTAAAAAGCAAACAGGTTCTACTCATCGTCTTGTTATTGCAGGTTCTGATGGAAATAATTCCGAAGCTGTTCATAATGCGGTAATACAATCGGGCTTTTCTTCGGATATTTTGCTTACAGGTTATTTTCCTCATGAAAGTCTTCCTCAACTTTATTCATCGGCAGACCTTTGCGTCTTTCCTTCGATGATAGAAGGAGTCGGCTTACCGGTTATTGAGGCCATGGCCTGCGGTGTTCCTGTTGCTTGTGCAAGGGCCGGAGCACTTCCGGAAGTTGCAGGGGATTCTGCTCTGTTTTTTAATTCAAAAAAACCGGAGGAAATTGCAGAAGCCATTTCTTCTTTAGTCGATTGCGATAAAAATACGGCAAAAAGAAAAGAAATTATAGAGAAAGGTCTTGACTGGGTAAAAAAATATAATTGGGAAACTACCGCTCATCAAACTATCGAATACATAGATTCTTTGCTAAAAAAATAA
- a CDS encoding phosphoribosyltransferase produces the protein MKEFLNYNTVRDNGFILARKMYDEGYVPDVIYASMRGGAYLANVISEFFKIAYKDEKKILYSTVVAHSYSGVHNNSEIVLDGWTLHPSKLPADSSVLLVDDIFDSGATINYLVDELIKQGLKRENIKIAVHDYKYFHDKKEQYEHHPDYWCRKHDIYTEKDNLWIHYMSHELVGLSNKELEENYYSKNPALKDVFKGIIN, from the coding sequence ATGAAAGAATTTTTAAATTACAATACGGTAAGAGATAACGGATTCATTCTCGCCAGAAAGATGTATGATGAAGGATATGTTCCCGATGTTATTTATGCCTCTATGAGAGGAGGTGCTTATCTGGCAAATGTAATAAGTGAATTTTTTAAAATAGCTTATAAAGACGAAAAGAAGATTTTATATTCAACAGTTGTCGCTCACTCTTACTCCGGAGTTCATAATAACTCGGAAATAGTATTGGACGGTTGGACGCTCCATCCAAGCAAACTGCCGGCCGATTCTTCTGTTTTATTGGTAGACGATATTTTCGATTCCGGTGCTACAATAAATTATCTCGTCGATGAGTTAATTAAACAGGGATTAAAAAGAGAAAATATAAAAATTGCCGTTCATGATTATAAATATTTTCATGATAAAAAAGAACAATATGAGCATCATCCCGATTATTGGTGCCGAAAGCATGATATTTATACGGAAAAGGATAATTTATGGATTCATTATATGAGCCATGAATTAGTCGGTCTTTCTAATAAAGAACTCGAAGAAAACTATTATTCGAAAAATCCTGCTTTAAAAGATGTATTTAAAGGAATAATAAATTGA